From Desulfovibrio aminophilus:
GGCACCGACGGCACCGACGCCACCATCAAGGCCTTCCACCAGCAGGGCGGCCTGATCCGGCCCCTGGTGCCGATCATCCGGGGCGTGGCCTCGGTCTTCACCATCGCCTCCGGCGGCAGCGCGGGCCGCGAAGGGCCCATCACCCAGATGGGCGCGGGCCTGGGCTCCTGGTTCGCCCAGCGGTTCAAGCTCTCGGCCCGGGAGCGCCGCCTGCTCCTGCTGGCCGGGGCGGCCGGAGGCCTGGGGGCCATCTTCCGCGCGCCCCTGGGCGGCGCGCTCACGGCCGTGGAGGTCATCTATCGCGAGGACTTCGAGGCCGAGGCCATGCTGCCCTCGATCATGTCCTCGGTGACGGCCTACTCCGTGTTCACCTTCTTCTTCGGCTCCGAGCCCATCTTCGGCATCCCGCGCTTCGAGTTCCGCGACCCCCGGGAGCTGTTCTTCTACGTGGCCCTGGCCCTGGCCTGCGCCGGGGCGGGCTGGCTCTACGTGCGCACCTTCCGCTGGTTCAAGTTCCGAATCTTCTTCCCGCTCAAGGACAAGGTCGGGCTCATGTGGACCACGGCCCTGGGCGGCCTGGGCGCCGGACTCCTGGGCGCGTTCTTCCCCCAGGTACTCTCCGGCGGCTACGGCTGGCTGGAACTGGCCATCCTCGGCCAGATTCCGGCCCTGATGCTCTTCGCCATCGTCATCGGCAAGACGCTGGCCACCTCCATGACCATCGGCTCGGGCATGAGCGGCGGCATGTTCGCCCCGGCCTTGTTCGTGGGCGGCATGAGCGGCGGCGTGGTGGGCCAACTGGCCCACCAGTGGTGGCCGGACATCGCCAAGCAGCCCGGCGGCTACGTGCTGGTGGGCATGGCGGCCTTCTTCGCGGGCATCGCCAAGGCCCCCATCGGCCCGCTGGTCATGGTCTGCGAACTGACCAAGGGCTACGGCCTGCTGGCCCCGCTCATGGTGGCCTCGGCCCTGTGCATCGTGCTCTGCCGCAAGGTCTCGCTCTACGAACACCAGGTGGACGACAAGTTCGACTCCCCGGCGCACGTGTCCGACGCCACCATCAACGTGCTGGAACAGCTCACCGTGGAGGGCCGCTTCACCCCCTCCCGGGTCACGATCCTGGAGGAAGGCACGACCCTCAAGGCGCTCACGGACATCATCGCCAACACGGCCCAGATCTGCTTCCCGG
This genomic window contains:
- a CDS encoding chloride channel protein, with amino-acid sequence MNILFGLPRRLLALLASLRHARSLRWLAYGVLVGAVTGLVAAAYFWAVEYFRTVLLHDLAGLSLPAPAGERLHHATPLGAYRPWLVPLFTGAVGLITGYVVNRFIPETVSGGTDGTDATIKAFHQQGGLIRPLVPIIRGVASVFTIASGGSAGREGPITQMGAGLGSWFAQRFKLSARERRLLLLAGAAGGLGAIFRAPLGGALTAVEVIYREDFEAEAMLPSIMSSVTAYSVFTFFFGSEPIFGIPRFEFRDPRELFFYVALALACAGAGWLYVRTFRWFKFRIFFPLKDKVGLMWTTALGGLGAGLLGAFFPQVLSGGYGWLELAILGQIPALMLFAIVIGKTLATSMTIGSGMSGGMFAPALFVGGMSGGVVGQLAHQWWPDIAKQPGGYVLVGMAAFFAGIAKAPIGPLVMVCELTKGYGLLAPLMVASALCIVLCRKVSLYEHQVDDKFDSPAHVSDATINVLEQLTVEGRFTPSRVTILEEGTTLKALTDIIANTAQICFPVRDRLGRFTGILTIHDVRRLLFEEGLFDLVVVRDLAKRPALLKPDDDLYTALLLFVDTDYDQIPVVSPDDPHALIGLMNREDVFKAYATTIRSLREDAV